In Actinoplanes sp. NBC_00393, a single genomic region encodes these proteins:
- a CDS encoding response regulator, with translation MTAELLQVLIVEDDLGDVALMENAFSEHSIHSVLHHVEDGAEALAFLQREGRYRDAPRPDLILLDLNMPRVDGRQVLTALKSDDALKSIPTIVFTTSAAPDDIAASYGSHANAYVTKPTGLDDYDRAIIAIRNFFGHTAVLPNRASDGSAT, from the coding sequence ACGATCTCGGTGACGTCGCGCTCATGGAGAACGCCTTCAGCGAGCACAGCATCCACAGCGTGCTGCACCATGTCGAGGACGGCGCCGAAGCCCTGGCGTTTCTGCAGCGCGAAGGCCGATACCGCGATGCGCCGCGCCCGGACCTGATCCTGCTGGATCTCAACATGCCGCGCGTCGACGGCCGGCAGGTCCTCACCGCGCTCAAGTCCGACGACGCCCTCAAGAGCATTCCCACGATCGTGTTCACGACATCAGCGGCACCGGACGACATCGCCGCCAGCTACGGCTCACACGCCAACGCCTACGTCACCAAACCGACCGGCCTCGACGACTACGACCGTGCGATCATCGCCATTCGTAACTTCTTCGGGCATACCGCAGTGCTGCCGAACCGAGCTTCCGATGGATCAGCGACCTGA
- a CDS encoding PP2C family protein-serine/threonine phosphatase, with protein MTADGRRGVASRPGNLDRLSSGSEADASVAGIVILLIEDDPGDAFLVQEYLADSDLDARLHHVSTLTQASNSGYDPECVLLDLHLPDGQGLQALRLVLQRWPQAAVLVLTGLNDAGTGSAAVAAGAQDYLVKDQVDAAVLSRTIRYAVQRKRVQGAERRMRDSRLQAEENTRLQRGLLPTPLLTDKTVSAVSRYLPGQQRSLLGGDFYDVVQTADGTVHALIGDVCGNGPDEAALGVGLRFGWRTLTLAGLRKADRMRLLEQVLVAERPHDGMFATVCTVGITPGRGEVVLLSAGHPAPLIITRDGAYPAPTTYGPGLGMAPGRARWTETRTTVPDGAGLLLYTDGVIESFCDDGTRLGEERFIELAAHLATIDDPHEYVDTLLADIQAADAGRHSDDTAMLYLRWPSGAPASANADDHRSHHAASGR; from the coding sequence GTGACCGCTGACGGGCGCAGGGGCGTCGCGTCGCGACCGGGCAACTTGGATCGGCTTTCCAGCGGGTCCGAGGCCGACGCGTCGGTCGCCGGCATCGTCATCCTGCTGATCGAGGACGACCCCGGCGACGCGTTCCTGGTCCAGGAGTACCTCGCCGACAGCGACCTCGACGCCCGCCTGCACCACGTCAGCACCCTCACCCAGGCCAGCAACAGCGGCTACGACCCGGAATGTGTCCTGCTGGACCTGCACCTACCGGACGGTCAGGGACTACAGGCCCTGCGCCTGGTGCTGCAACGCTGGCCGCAGGCCGCGGTGCTGGTGTTGACCGGCCTCAACGACGCCGGAACGGGTTCGGCGGCGGTCGCGGCCGGCGCCCAGGACTACCTCGTCAAGGACCAGGTCGACGCCGCGGTGCTGTCGCGCACCATCCGCTACGCGGTGCAGCGCAAACGCGTCCAGGGCGCCGAACGGCGGATGCGCGACAGCCGGCTGCAGGCCGAGGAGAACACCCGCCTGCAGCGTGGCCTGCTCCCTACGCCGCTACTGACCGACAAGACGGTGAGCGCGGTCAGCCGATACCTGCCCGGCCAGCAACGCTCGCTGCTCGGCGGCGACTTCTACGACGTCGTGCAAACCGCCGACGGGACAGTCCACGCCCTTATCGGCGACGTCTGCGGCAACGGCCCCGACGAAGCCGCCCTCGGGGTCGGCCTACGGTTCGGCTGGCGCACCCTGACCCTCGCCGGCCTGCGCAAAGCCGACCGGATGCGCCTGCTCGAACAGGTCCTGGTCGCCGAACGACCCCACGACGGCATGTTCGCCACCGTCTGCACCGTCGGCATCACCCCCGGCCGCGGCGAAGTGGTCTTGCTCAGCGCCGGGCACCCAGCACCGTTGATCATCACCAGAGACGGCGCCTACCCCGCCCCCACCACCTACGGGCCAGGGCTGGGCATGGCGCCCGGCCGAGCCCGCTGGACCGAAACGCGCACCACCGTGCCCGACGGCGCGGGACTGCTGCTGTACACCGACGGCGTCATCGAGAGCTTCTGCGACGACGGCACCCGCCTCGGCGAAGAACGCTTCATCGAACTCGCCGCCCACTTGGCCACCATCGACGACCCGCACGAATACGTCGACACGCTGCTCGCCGACATCCAGGCCGCCGACGCCGGCCGCCACAGCGACGACACCGCCATGCTCTACCTGCGCTGGCCCTCCGGAGCGCCGGCTTCGGCGAACGCTGACGACCACCGGTCGCACCATGCCGCGTCAGGCCGGTAG
- a CDS encoding GAF and ANTAR domain-containing protein: MRREGEGCARIDARLSPALSRCCVVMTAAHSEEERRALARNLIGRQPTGLVLLQRVCRAAVEALSASGSGISVMTADGTRGVCATSDPVAERVEELQFVLGEGPCIDAFAARRPVLTADLSDRADDRWPMYAPAARADGVRAVFAFPLQVGAARLGVMDIFRDRVGPLSGAELRTAFTFAELTVEALLDSHKSEVARDGDGIAVLDVGRRAELFQAQGMVMVQLGVSIGEALARMRAHAYAENRRLEDVARDVVERRLRLDGNN; this comes from the coding sequence GTGCGCCGGGAAGGGGAAGGCTGTGCCCGTATTGACGCACGGCTCAGCCCGGCACTCTCGCGATGCTGCGTCGTCATGACTGCGGCCCACAGCGAGGAGGAGCGCAGGGCGCTCGCCCGAAACCTCATCGGCCGGCAGCCGACCGGCCTCGTCCTGCTGCAGCGGGTCTGCCGTGCCGCCGTCGAGGCGTTGTCGGCCAGCGGGTCCGGCATCAGTGTGATGACCGCCGACGGGACGCGGGGGGTGTGCGCGACCTCGGATCCGGTGGCTGAGCGCGTCGAGGAGCTGCAGTTCGTTCTCGGCGAGGGTCCCTGCATCGATGCCTTCGCCGCTCGCCGGCCGGTGCTCACGGCGGATCTGTCCGACCGTGCCGACGACCGATGGCCGATGTACGCTCCCGCTGCCCGCGCCGACGGCGTCCGCGCCGTTTTCGCGTTCCCGCTGCAGGTCGGCGCCGCCCGGCTCGGTGTCATGGACATCTTCCGCGATCGGGTGGGCCCGTTGAGCGGCGCGGAACTGCGGACGGCTTTCACCTTCGCGGAGCTCACCGTGGAAGCGCTGCTCGACTCGCACAAGAGCGAGGTCGCGCGTGACGGCGACGGCATCGCGGTTCTCGATGTCGGACGGCGCGCGGAGCTTTTTCAGGCGCAAGGGATGGTCATGGTGCAGCTGGGGGTATCCATCGGTGAGGCTCTGGCACGGATGCGAGCGCACGCCTATGCCGAGAACCGTCGTCTCGAGGACGTCGCCCGCGACGTCGTCGAGCGCCGGCTGCGATTGGACGGGAACAACTGA
- a CDS encoding GAF and ANTAR domain-containing protein, with translation MSTVSAERLATVFVEAADTLVDEFDLLDFLHMLTDRARSLVDAAAAGLMLADERGRLEFMAGSDENVRLVELFQLQNDQGPCLEAFRTGQSVINVDLAAATERWPRFAPRAAQAGFRSVHAFPLRLRAQVIGALNIFGSSTGGDFDPADVPIMQALADVATIGLMQERTIRRSEALTEQLQGALNSRIIIEQAKGALAQVQGIGVDEAFRRIRAYARNNNRRLTEVAELIVTDSTALPGLTQP, from the coding sequence ATGAGCACCGTTTCGGCTGAGCGGCTCGCGACGGTCTTCGTCGAGGCCGCCGACACTCTGGTCGACGAGTTCGATCTGCTCGACTTCCTGCACATGCTCACCGATCGGGCTCGCAGCCTGGTCGACGCGGCCGCCGCCGGGCTGATGCTCGCCGATGAACGAGGGCGGCTGGAGTTCATGGCGGGTTCCGACGAGAACGTCCGCCTGGTGGAGCTGTTCCAACTGCAGAACGACCAGGGACCCTGCCTGGAAGCGTTCCGGACCGGGCAGTCGGTGATCAACGTCGACCTCGCGGCGGCTACGGAACGCTGGCCCCGCTTCGCGCCCCGGGCGGCGCAGGCGGGCTTCCGATCCGTGCACGCGTTCCCTCTGCGGCTGCGTGCCCAGGTGATCGGTGCCCTGAACATCTTCGGCAGCTCCACCGGCGGAGACTTCGACCCCGCCGATGTTCCCATCATGCAGGCGCTCGCCGACGTCGCGACCATCGGCCTGATGCAGGAACGCACGATCCGCCGCAGTGAGGCGCTCACCGAACAGTTGCAGGGAGCCCTGAACAGCCGGATCATCATCGAGCAGGCCAAGGGCGCCCTCGCCCAGGTCCAGGGGATCGGCGTCGATGAGGCGTTCCGCCGGATCCGCGCCTACGCCCGCAACAACAACCGGCGACTGACCGAGGTTGCCGAGCTGATCGTCACCGATTCGACCGCCCTGCCCGGATTGACCCAGCCTTGA
- a CDS encoding fatty acid desaturase family protein has translation MTSAIVRPRAAGSDFAVLNRRVTEAGLLERRPAHYAVRMTAVAVMFAAAWAAVFLIGSSWWQPAVAVLMGVVFAQVALLAHDVAHRQVFRTRRTSELVGRMVGNVGIGMSYGWWVDKHTRHHNNPNHDDLDPDVQPELLIWATESAVGRRGLKGFVNRHQAGLFFPLLTLLSIDLRISSIKALQRPGMKHRGLEAGLMALHVVGYLSVLLVVLSPLQALAFFVVHQAVFGVYLGMTFAPNHKGMPHPTGDEDYLRKQVLTSRNVTGGRLIDAALGGLNHQIEHHLFPAMPAPNLRRARPIVKAYCTDAGIPYEETSLVDSYRQALRHLHEVGAPLRSQR, from the coding sequence ATGACATCCGCGATCGTGCGGCCGAGAGCGGCCGGTAGTGACTTCGCCGTACTGAACCGGCGTGTCACCGAGGCGGGCCTGCTCGAACGGCGGCCGGCCCACTACGCCGTACGGATGACCGCCGTGGCCGTGATGTTCGCCGCGGCGTGGGCAGCCGTCTTTTTGATTGGCTCGTCGTGGTGGCAGCCGGCTGTCGCCGTACTCATGGGTGTCGTGTTTGCGCAGGTGGCCCTACTGGCGCACGACGTAGCCCATCGGCAGGTCTTCCGGACGCGCAGAACCAGCGAGCTGGTGGGCCGGATGGTGGGCAACGTCGGCATCGGCATGAGTTATGGCTGGTGGGTGGACAAGCACACCCGGCACCACAACAACCCCAACCATGACGATCTCGACCCGGATGTGCAGCCGGAGTTGCTGATCTGGGCCACCGAGTCAGCGGTGGGCCGGCGCGGTCTGAAGGGCTTCGTCAATCGTCACCAGGCGGGGCTGTTCTTTCCGCTGCTGACGCTGCTCAGCATCGATCTACGGATTTCCAGCATCAAGGCGCTCCAGCGACCCGGCATGAAGCATCGAGGGCTGGAAGCCGGCTTGATGGCGCTGCACGTGGTGGGGTACCTGTCTGTTCTGCTAGTGGTGCTGTCCCCGTTGCAGGCGCTCGCGTTCTTCGTGGTGCATCAAGCGGTGTTCGGCGTCTACCTTGGGATGACGTTCGCGCCGAACCACAAAGGGATGCCGCATCCGACCGGCGACGAGGACTACCTGCGCAAGCAGGTGCTGACCTCGCGCAACGTCACCGGCGGCCGGCTGATCGACGCAGCCCTGGGCGGCCTGAACCACCAGATCGAGCATCACCTGTTCCCCGCGATGCCCGCCCCGAACCTGCGCAGGGCCCGGCCGATCGTCAAGGCGTACTGCACGGATGCGGGCATCCCCTACGAGGAGACGAGTCTGGTCGATTCGTACCGGCAGGCACTACGTCACCTGCACGAGGTGGGCGCCCCGCTGCGCTCGCAACGGTGA
- a CDS encoding DUF5994 family protein: protein MDRTADAARLRLDPHPSRTTALDGAWWPRSTNLTNELPALVKALSDRRGAITHVLMNPAEWDLPHPPRAAADRSAARLGWYTSQPAGLITVMSDFGRDRFDLLVIPPDASQGSADTALTAAADNDDKRRAPELLAGIERAG, encoded by the coding sequence ATGGACCGGACCGCCGACGCCGCACGACTGCGGCTGGACCCCCACCCTTCCCGGACCACCGCTCTCGACGGAGCCTGGTGGCCACGCTCGACCAACCTGACCAACGAGCTCCCGGCGCTGGTGAAAGCCCTCTCCGACCGCCGGGGTGCCATCACGCACGTACTGATGAACCCCGCCGAGTGGGACCTTCCGCATCCCCCGCGGGCCGCCGCCGACCGCTCGGCGGCCCGACTTGGTTGGTACACCTCCCAGCCCGCCGGGCTGATCACGGTCATGAGCGATTTCGGACGCGACCGCTTCGACCTTCTGGTCATCCCGCCCGACGCGAGCCAGGGATCGGCTGACACCGCCCTGACCGCCGCCGCGGACAACGACGACAAACGCCGCGCACCCGAGCTGCTCGCCGGCATCGAGCGGGCCGGCTGA
- a CDS encoding ATP-binding protein — protein sequence MRRGLSRRSPTCSHHLLTSRRIRASRAATAGGDVVQQRHWAQPLRPPYLVTAGTDGRGISVGVIADASSAVVELKVHGRWSRELGSQVTAGLRLCLAGPSEALIIDLHDVGDLHGVSLPYWVAAQRTARSGPAPAHLALCAPSTTMLDYRLRNHEWDPTLLFATMAEARIAIVGRLLREHWWQTRLAPQAASVRAARELVARACQTWQLPGLRPAATLIMSELASNAVEHAGTEFVITVFRRGRDLHLAVRDGDMRYPRPDGSARDGGQPSLAERGRGLGLVHAASAGWGAMPTLGGKVVWATVTGDSDR from the coding sequence GTGAGACGGGGGCTGAGCAGGCGATCCCCGACCTGCTCCCATCATCTGCTGACGTCCCGGCGGATTCGGGCATCGCGTGCAGCTACGGCCGGCGGTGACGTCGTGCAACAGCGCCATTGGGCACAGCCCCTTCGGCCGCCTTATCTGGTTACCGCGGGGACCGACGGTCGCGGAATATCGGTGGGTGTCATCGCTGATGCGAGCAGTGCCGTTGTCGAATTGAAGGTGCACGGCCGGTGGTCACGGGAGCTCGGCAGCCAGGTCACCGCAGGTCTGCGGCTGTGCCTGGCCGGGCCGTCCGAGGCGCTCATCATCGATCTGCACGATGTCGGCGATCTGCATGGGGTGAGCCTGCCGTACTGGGTGGCGGCACAGCGGACGGCGCGGTCCGGACCGGCACCGGCACACCTGGCGCTCTGCGCCCCGTCGACGACGATGCTGGACTACCGGCTGCGAAATCACGAGTGGGACCCGACGTTGTTGTTCGCCACGATGGCGGAAGCCCGCATCGCGATCGTCGGCAGGCTGTTGCGCGAACATTGGTGGCAGACCCGTCTGGCGCCGCAAGCAGCTTCCGTGCGGGCTGCTCGTGAGCTGGTTGCGCGGGCATGTCAGACGTGGCAACTGCCCGGTCTGCGACCTGCTGCCACGTTGATCATGTCCGAGCTGGCCAGCAATGCGGTCGAACATGCCGGCACCGAATTCGTGATCACCGTGTTCCGACGCGGCCGCGATCTGCACCTGGCTGTCCGGGACGGTGACATGCGCTATCCGCGCCCGGACGGGTCCGCACGTGATGGCGGGCAGCCTTCGCTCGCTGAGCGTGGGCGCGGTCTGGGTCTGGTTCATGCCGCCTCTGCGGGATGGGGAGCGATGCCGACACTTGGGGGCAAGGTGGTCTGGGCGACGGTGACCGGCGACTCGGACAGATAG
- a CDS encoding SUMF1/EgtB/PvdO family nonheme iron enzyme: MGCCPTTSRRRRRPRHLGSGRVPHASWRRPEGRTSDIGGRGDHPVVHVSWLDARACCRRAGGRLPSESEREYAARGGLDGARRPTWPNPVSSRAMNSTLGDPGAARTGSCYAGLDSSVVRSIRPEYVVPGLYSRRPMQPFLPLTQPTVGSPQPDWTPDVGACPHPWWMTARTVEAWTPSERSSSGPYTVGPVAVWPHRRSLLQTSAAHRSSRAPWSSRDSSSAPRVDFCG; this comes from the coding sequence GTGGGTTGCTGCCCGACGACTTCCCGCCGACGGCGGCGGCCGCGGCACCTTGGTAGTGGCAGGGTGCCGCACGCCTCCTGGCGTCGCCCCGAGGGTAGGACATCGGACATCGGCGGACGGGGAGATCACCCGGTCGTGCATGTGTCGTGGCTGGACGCCCGGGCCTGTTGCCGCCGGGCCGGTGGCCGGCTTCCGAGTGAGTCCGAGCGGGAGTACGCGGCGCGCGGTGGGCTTGACGGGGCGCGGCGGCCCACCTGGCCGAATCCGGTGTCGTCCAGGGCGATGAACAGCACGTTGGGTGACCCGGGCGCCGCTCGGACAGGCTCCTGCTATGCAGGGCTCGACTCGTCAGTTGTCCGTTCGATCCGGCCTGAGTACGTCGTACCCGGCTTGTATTCACGCAGGCCCATGCAACCGTTCCTTCCGCTGACGCAGCCGACGGTCGGCTCACCGCAGCCTGACTGGACGCCTGATGTAGGCGCCTGTCCTCACCCGTGGTGGATGACTGCGCGCACAGTTGAAGCGTGGACGCCATCGGAGCGATCTTCGTCCGGTCCGTATACCGTTGGTCCCGTGGCGGTGTGGCCTCATCGTCGCTCGCTGCTCCAGACCTCGGCAGCGCACCGTTCTAGCCGGGCGCCCTGGAGTAGTCGTGACAGTAGTAGCGCACCACGCGTCGATTTTTGCGGGTGA
- a CDS encoding ATP-binding protein: protein MPGIHGIGLSAPPFPGRPDTTTPQVRFSSDQASARIESAQDVLHDGPCHDAAATRQPVHAPDLTDSSWSERWPRFTPAALNAGVRAVFALPLHAGAVRHAGAVDLYRRTPGALHDTDRNAATAFTAAAAELLTLERLGLDWTSAFTHASLDQTILALAGGTLVTTGRGLTGDPGAALPLARWFDHDSLPMLRRQVHAVSAAHGLSGDDANRFVLAVHEAMINAIEHGGGLGQLLLWYRDDRLWCEIGDHGPGIGTTLRSACDPATRPRVGTQKRRPSGMKLIQQACTTMEITTDSTGTRLQLSFQLTHSAPG, encoded by the coding sequence ATGCCGGGCATCCATGGGATCGGCCTATCAGCCCCGCCATTCCCCGGCCGACCGGACACAACGACTCCCCAGGTCCGATTCTCCAGCGATCAGGCCAGTGCCCGGATAGAATCCGCACAGGACGTGCTGCACGACGGCCCCTGCCATGACGCCGCCGCTACCCGCCAGCCCGTTCACGCCCCCGACCTGACCGACTCGTCATGGAGCGAACGCTGGCCGCGGTTCACCCCCGCAGCGCTGAACGCCGGCGTACGAGCCGTGTTCGCGCTGCCACTGCATGCCGGCGCCGTCCGGCACGCCGGAGCCGTCGACCTGTACCGGCGCACACCGGGCGCATTGCACGACACTGACCGCAACGCCGCGACGGCGTTCACCGCCGCAGCCGCCGAGTTGCTCACCCTGGAGCGCCTCGGCCTGGACTGGACCAGTGCCTTCACCCACGCCAGCCTCGACCAGACGATTCTCGCCCTGGCCGGTGGCACACTGGTCACCACCGGCCGAGGCCTGACCGGCGACCCCGGCGCTGCGCTGCCGCTGGCACGCTGGTTCGATCACGACTCGCTGCCCATGTTGCGCCGACAGGTTCACGCCGTCAGCGCTGCCCACGGCCTGTCCGGCGACGACGCCAACCGGTTCGTGCTGGCCGTCCACGAGGCGATGATCAACGCCATCGAACACGGCGGCGGGCTCGGCCAGTTACTGCTCTGGTACCGCGATGACCGCCTCTGGTGCGAAATAGGCGATCACGGCCCCGGCATCGGTACCACCCTGCGCTCCGCCTGTGACCCCGCCACCCGCCCGCGAGTCGGAACCCAAAAAAGGCGTCCCAGCGGCATGAAGCTCATCCAGCAGGCCTGCACCACCATGGAGATCACCACCGACTCCACCGGCACCCGGCTACAGCTCAGCTTCCAGCTCACCCATTCGGCACCAGGGTGA
- a CDS encoding nitroreductase: protein MKPAPVGVARPVSHHITNEAFHQAVAAARHAPSAYDLQPWQWRITDVTLDLFVDHTRLTTRTDPDARLATISCGAALHHARLTLAAHGWRATVTRSPDDADPAHLARVRIDGPAPVDAETAELARVIDLRHTDIHPVTGDPVEPATLRTIATAFEAQHVRLGLLRPDQILELAVAAADSASLEPAVAQWQKELALWAGNDRIVGSPGGRLPTVSCGRDRAATFALLHGPRDNAIDWLHAGEALSAGSLVASTFGVSVLPFSAPIEFAVAREALARVVPELGFPYLMVSLGRHPAR from the coding sequence CCGGCATGCGCCTTCGGCATATGACTTACAGCCGTGGCAGTGGCGGATCACCGACGTGACACTGGATCTGTTCGTGGACCACACCCGGCTGACGACGAGAACCGACCCGGATGCCCGGCTCGCGACCATCAGCTGCGGCGCCGCACTGCACCACGCCCGTCTGACGCTCGCGGCCCACGGCTGGCGGGCCACGGTGACCCGCAGTCCCGACGACGCTGATCCCGCGCATCTGGCACGCGTGCGGATCGACGGCCCGGCCCCGGTGGACGCGGAGACCGCCGAGCTCGCCCGCGTCATCGACCTGCGCCATACCGACATCCACCCGGTCACCGGGGACCCGGTCGAACCGGCGACCTTGCGCACGATCGCCACCGCCTTCGAGGCGCAACATGTGCGGCTCGGGCTGCTCCGTCCTGATCAGATCCTGGAACTCGCGGTCGCCGCCGCCGACAGCGCGAGCCTGGAGCCGGCGGTCGCGCAATGGCAGAAGGAACTGGCTCTCTGGGCCGGTAACGATCGGATCGTGGGGTCGCCCGGCGGTCGTCTGCCCACCGTTTCCTGCGGGCGCGACCGGGCCGCGACATTCGCCCTGCTGCACGGCCCTCGCGATAACGCGATCGACTGGCTGCACGCCGGCGAGGCGCTGTCCGCGGGCTCGCTGGTCGCGTCGACGTTCGGTGTGTCGGTGCTGCCGTTCAGCGCGCCGATCGAGTTCGCGGTGGCTCGCGAAGCGCTGGCACGGGTTGTACCCGAACTGGGTTTTCCGTATCTGATGGTGAGCCTGGGCCGGCATCCCGCCCGGTAG